One Amblyomma americanum isolate KBUSLIRL-KWMA chromosome 8, ASM5285725v1, whole genome shotgun sequence DNA window includes the following coding sequences:
- the LOC144102122 gene encoding uncharacterized protein LOC144102122, producing the protein MQTTVLAFASLLLPSLAGLSTGASSVCALPYTGDDPGSCHLPPDECSSLLDVPPEELHTPEITVPWVATSTSATMPTCIKELHPLTPLRRLGDCTTAQPPNPLTFAMQVSTSYALLAKKSSNYILVQFPSPHCCVAIAVECAHVIHSLLILSGDVETNPGPEGNAAVLAELQKLNAGQTLLITEIQGLKTQLNTTDQTIASLDKRMADLEAHYQTLLHLRNDIEIMQSTTINQAKKIEELETRLDDAENQSRRNNLIFYGIPDPASTETWAESEKLVIDVCHNNLDITLEPNDIERAHRLGNHSADRTRPVIVKFLSHKTKDALLSNGRKLKDTNYSIGEDFSRTVRHARKQLLVFAKANSNKYSLRFKTLHIGSKRYVFDASSQTVKEIA; encoded by the coding sequence atgcagacgaCCGTCCTCGCATTTGCCAGCCTGCTGCTGCCGTCCCTGGCAGGCCTGTCTACGGGGGCGTCATCGGTGTGCGCACTGCCGTACACTGGGGATGACCCGGGCTCCTGCCATCTACCGCCCGACGAGTGCTCGTCCCTACTGGATGTGCCGCCAGAGGAGCTGCACACACCGGAAATCACAGTACCATGGGTGGCCACATCGACATCAGCAACAATGCCAACATGTATAAAAGAGCTTCACCCGCTGACACCGCTTCGtaggctcggtgactgcaccacagCGCAGCCACCTAATCCACTTACCTTTGCGATGCAGGTCAGTACATCGTATGCCCTCCTCGCTAAGAAATCCAGTAATTATATTTTGGTGCAGTTTCCGAGCCCGCACTGCTGTGTCGCCATTGCCGTTGAGTGTGCTCACGTAATTCATTCCTTGCTCATACTATCAGGTGACGTTGAGACTAACCCTGGTCCTGAGGGAAACGCTGCTGTACTCGCTGAACTACAGAAGCTAAACGCGGGACAGACCCTGTTGATTACGGAAATACAGGGCCTCAAAACACAGCTGAACACAACAGATCAAACCATAGCAAGCCTCGACAAACGAATGGCCGATCTCGAAGCGCATTACCAAACACTTCTTCACCTCAGAAACGATATTGAAATAATGCAGTCAACCACAATCAACCAAGCTAAAAAGATTGAAGAACTAGAAACACGCCTGGATGACGCGGAAAACCAATCACGTCGGAATAACCtcattttctatggcatccctgaCCCTGCTAGCACTGAAACGTGGGCTGAGTCAGAAAAACTAGTCATTGATGTTTGCCACAATAATCTTGATATAACCTTGGAACCTAACGACATTGAAAGAGCGCATCGCCTCGGAAATCATTCAGCCGACCGAACTCGTCCCGTAATCGTAAAATTCCTATCTCATAAAACCAAAGACGCACTATTATCAAATGGCCGTAAATTAAAAGACACAAACTACAGTATTGGAGAGGACTTTTCCCGCACCGTTCGACACGCGCGTAAACAGTTACTAGTGTTTGCCAAAGCCAATTCTAACAAGTACTCCTTGCGCTTCAAAACCCTGCACATCGGCTCAAAACGCTATGTATTTGACGCATCATCCCAAACCGTTAAGGAAATAGCATAG